A region from the Citrobacter telavivensis genome encodes:
- the dsdX gene encoding D-serine transporter DsdX, whose translation MHSQIWVVSTLLISIVLIVLTIVKFKFHPFLALLLASFFVGTMMGMGPLDMVNAIESGIGGTLGFLAAVIGLGTILGKMMEVSGAAERIGLTLQRCRWLSADVIMVLVGLICGITLFVEVGVVLLIPLAFSIAKKTNTSLLKLAIPLCTALMAVHCVVPPHPAALFVANKLGADIGSVIVYGLLVGLMASLIGGPLFLKFLGNRLPFKPVPAEFADLKVREESTLPSLGATLFTVLLPIGLMLVKTVAELNMTKGSTLYTLLEFIGNPITAMFIAVFVAYYILGLRQHIGMSALLTHTENGFGSIANILLIIGAGGAFNAILKSSGLADTLAVILSNMDMHPILLAWLVALILHAAVGSATVAMMGATAIVAPMLPMYPNVSPEIIAIAIGSGAIGCTIVTDSLFWLVKQYCGATLNETFKYYTTATFIASVIALACTFLLSFII comes from the coding sequence GCCAGTTTCTTTGTCGGGACCATGATGGGCATGGGCCCGCTGGACATGGTCAATGCCATCGAAAGCGGGATCGGCGGTACGCTCGGCTTCCTCGCCGCGGTCATCGGTCTGGGTACCATTCTCGGTAAAATGATGGAGGTTTCCGGCGCGGCGGAACGCATCGGCTTAACGCTACAGCGCTGCCGCTGGCTCTCCGCTGACGTCATTATGGTGCTGGTGGGGTTGATTTGCGGGATTACGCTGTTCGTTGAAGTTGGCGTGGTGCTGTTGATTCCCCTGGCGTTCTCCATCGCGAAAAAAACCAACACCTCACTGCTGAAACTGGCTATCCCACTGTGTACCGCGCTAATGGCCGTTCACTGCGTCGTGCCGCCGCACCCGGCCGCGCTGTTTGTTGCCAATAAACTGGGTGCGGATATTGGTTCGGTGATCGTCTACGGCCTGCTGGTTGGCCTGATGGCCTCACTGATAGGCGGCCCGCTGTTCCTGAAATTTCTCGGTAATCGCCTGCCGTTCAAACCGGTTCCCGCTGAGTTTGCAGACCTCAAAGTACGCGAGGAGAGTACACTGCCATCGCTGGGTGCAACGCTGTTTACCGTCCTGCTGCCGATTGGTTTGATGCTGGTGAAAACCGTGGCTGAACTGAACATGACCAAAGGCAGCACGCTGTACACCCTGCTGGAATTTATCGGCAACCCGATCACTGCCATGTTTATCGCCGTCTTTGTGGCGTATTACATTCTCGGTCTGCGCCAGCATATTGGCATGAGCGCACTGCTCACCCATACCGAAAACGGTTTTGGTTCCATCGCCAATATTCTGTTGATTATCGGGGCGGGCGGCGCGTTCAACGCCATCCTCAAGAGCAGCGGTCTGGCAGACACGCTGGCGGTGATCCTCTCCAACATGGACATGCACCCGATTCTGCTGGCCTGGCTGGTCGCGCTGATTCTGCACGCGGCGGTCGGTTCTGCCACGGTGGCGATGATGGGCGCCACGGCGATTGTCGCGCCGATGCTGCCGATGTATCCCAACGTCAGTCCGGAGATCATCGCCATTGCCATTGGTTCTGGTGCCATTGGCTGCACGATCGTTACCGACTCCCTCTTCTGGCTGGTTAAGCAGTACTGCGGCGCCACCCTGAATGAGACGTTCAAATACTATACGACCGCGACATTTATCGCCTCGGTTATTGCACTGGCTTGCACATTCCTGCTTTCCTTTATCATCTAA